TGCACACCATGATGTCCTCCACGAAGATGTTGTACTTGCTGATGTGTCCGAGAGCCAGCTCCGGCAGGTAGGGTAGCCTCTTCACCTGGATGATGGAGTCGTAGATAGACGGTTGCAGACCCTGGGCCACCATGTTGGCCAGGATGACCGCCACCATCATGGGTAGGATTTGGGAGATCTGACCCGTCAGCTCGAAGCAGATCACCGCTGTGGAAACTGTGTGTGTGACAGCGCCCCTCATCACCGCCGTGCCAATGACGGCATAGCCTCCTGGTAGTGTTCGGCAAATGATTTCATCAAACAGTATCCCGTTTGAGAAAAGCGTGGCCGTGATCTCCCCGACAAGCCGACCGAACGCACCTTCTAAAATGAACGTGGGCAAAAAGGCACCGGAGGGGATGGGCATGGTGGTGGAAACTGCTGACATCCAGAACttcatgatgaagaagaggaggaggacaaaGAAGACGCTGACACGAGGATGCAGCCATGCGGAAGAGCAACCGAGGCCAGTTGGAGCAGGGGGCCCAGCGATTTTGGTCCAGGTGAAAATATCGAAAAGGGAGTTGATGCATTCTCTGGGCATCAGCTCCCCGGCCATAAACTGTCCAAAACCAGGGGGAAACGTGAAGGTGGCGATGACCAGTGTCACTGCTCCAGGACAGATCAAACAATGTTTGGTTAGAAAGCAAGTGAGAGCCATCGGCCTCCTCATAAACAGAACCACCTGTCTGTTCAGGTAACCAAAGAACGCTCCCAGGAAGCCACACGAGATCCCTATAATTGTAAATGCAGGCAGCTCCTAGAGGTCAAAGGGAACTCCATCCTGAAGTTTGTCTTGAATAAAGCTGTGATTGTGACTGGAAGGggaaaataaatataataatgtgGCAAAAAAAAATCCCTACAGCTAAGAGTAAAAAGCTGCAGAATGAAGACTAGAAATGAACCTTTTATTAAATACTGCATGGGAGGAAGAAAAACTAAATAACAGAGGACAATGTGAAACAATTCTCAGTCATTACTTAGTCTGCTGAAGGCAGAGAGTTGTATTTATTGAatttaaaatcaaatcaaatcaaatcaaatatacTTTCATATCATCAAGGACCAATCTCACCCCAGCAATCACGTCTTTCAACTATTACCATCAGGTCGACGGTATAGGTCACATAAAACAAGGTCAAacagattcagggatagcttctttcccagggcgatctctatagtgaataagcataaaaacaattaaaactgcttAGCGACTGTCAAGGTCACCGTCAACTACTATACTGCTATTCTAATGCCATTTTTTTTACATGATATGGTAGCTGCTGTTCTGTATATAGTGTGCTAGTCGGCATATATTACTTTCTATTATTTTGTCACTTACTAGTGTTTTTGTTACTTACTATTGTGTTGTTACtgactattgttttgttttaggggacctttatatttagaggtattattgtattgtgcaccaagggagtggcactccaatttcgttgtatcctgtacaatggcaataaaggctattattattattattattattattattattattatttattaatcccagagggaaattagagtttcagtacacacaat
This sequence is a window from Nothobranchius furzeri strain GRZ-AD chromosome 14, NfurGRZ-RIMD1, whole genome shotgun sequence. Protein-coding genes within it:
- the LOC129164904 gene encoding chloride channel protein 1 — its product is MRRPMALTCFLTKHCLICPGAVTLVIATFTFPPGFGQFMAGELMPRECINSLFDIFTWTKIAGPPAPTGLGCSSAWLHPRVSVFFVLLLFFIMKFWMSAVSTTMPIPSGAFLPTFILEGAFGRLVGEITATLFSNGILFDEIICRTLPGGYAVIGTAVMRGAVTHTVSTAVICFELTGQISQILPMMVAVILANMVAQGLQPSIYDSIIQVKRLPYLPELALGHISKYNIFVEDIMVCKVKFLSSQSTYRQLNHLLETTTLKTIPLVDSKECMILLGSIERTELQAVLDWWLSPERRVFERGQCSPDQGSKTSWESFTFVDEEEDNVPDKTVTPAQEECNGPIPSPAPQEPSTNNRQTQAAICQEDSSATLLLLVFDRSGGNSGSHDSSAR